The following DNA comes from Mesorhizobium sp. B2-1-8.
GCCACGGCTTCTAAAACGGTCGGCGTGGCTATACATCAGCCGAAATTGAATCACAAGGCCGCAGCTAGCGCATATTGAGGCGCATATGCTGAGGCGGCTAGAGGAAACACCGAGATGGAGCAATCCAGCAGCGCAGACGAGCGCCGCCGCTCGCTCAAGCCGCTCAGGCGCCTGTTCCCTTATATTGCGCACTATCGTACGCTGGTCGTCGGCGCCATCATCTCGCTGGTCATCGCGGCGGCAACGACATTGACATTGCCGCTGGCCGTACGACGCATGATCGATCACGGCTTCTCGTCGTCCAACACGACCTTCATCGCCGAATACTTTGCAGCGCTGGTGGCGATGGCCGCCGTGCTGGCGGCCGCCTCGGCCGGCCGCTACTATTTCGTCATCACGCTTGGAGAGCGCGTCGTCGCCGATATCAGGCGCGACGTTTTCGCTCATGTGACGACGCTGTCGCCGGCCTTCTTCGACACCGCCCAGTCGGGCGAGATCGTGTCGCGGCTCGCCGCCGACACCACGCAGGTCAAGTCGGCGGTAGGTGCCACGGCCTCGGTCGCTCTGCGCAACGTCATCCTCGGCCTCGGCGCTCTCGGGATGATGGTTGTCACCAGCCCGAAACTGTCAGGCCTGGTCATAGCGGCCATTCCGATCATCGTGCTGCCGCTGGTCGCCTTCGGCCGCTCCGTGCGGCGCAAGTCAAGGCAGGCGCAGGACACACTCGCCGAGGCGACAGCCTATGCCAGCGAGCAGATAGGCGCGGTGCGCACGCTGCAGGCCTTTACCAACGAGAAACTGGTCACCGGACGCTTTTCGGGCGCGGTGGAAGCCGCCTTCGAAGCCGCACGCGCCTCGATCTTCGCGCGCTCCTTCCTCACTTTCTTTGCCATTTTCACGATCTTCTCGTCGGTCGTTGCGGTGCTGTGGTTCGGCTCGCGCGACGTGCTCGACGGCAATCTGTCACCCGGCACACTGGGCCAGTTCCTGCTCTATTCGGTGTTTGCCGCTGGCGCGCTCGGCGCACTGTCGGAAGTCTGGGGCGAACTCGCGCAAGCAGCCGGTGCCGCCGAACGGCTGACCGAGATACTGGCCGAGACGCCGGCAATCCAGGCTCCGGCCGATCCGAAGCCGATGCCGGCGGCCGACCAGGGCGCGATCGTCTTCGATGACGTCTCCTTCTCCTATCCGGCGAGGCCCGACCGCGCCGCCGTCCACTGCTTGAGTTTTTCGGTCAAGCCCGGCGAGACGGTGGCCATCGTCGGTCCCTCCGGTGCCGGCAAGAGCACCGTCTTTTCGCTGATTCTGCGCTTTTATGATCCCGAAACCGGCCAGATCCTGATCGATGGCGTCGACGTGCGCGAGGCCGATCCCGTCTCGGTCAGGCAGCGCATCGCCATCGTGCCGCAGGACGTCACCATCTTCGCGGCGAGCGCGCGCGACAATATCGGCTTTGGCCGACCAGGTGCCAGCGAGGCCGAGATCGAGGCGGCGGCGAAGGATGCGCTGGCCGACGAATTCATCCTCAAGCTCGAGAAAGGCTATGACAGCCAGGTCGGCGAGCGCGGCGT
Coding sequences within:
- a CDS encoding ABC transporter transmembrane domain-containing protein, whose protein sequence is MEQSSSADERRRSLKPLRRLFPYIAHYRTLVVGAIISLVIAAATTLTLPLAVRRMIDHGFSSSNTTFIAEYFAALVAMAAVLAAASAGRYYFVITLGERVVADIRRDVFAHVTTLSPAFFDTAQSGEIVSRLAADTTQVKSAVGATASVALRNVILGLGALGMMVVTSPKLSGLVIAAIPIIVLPLVAFGRSVRRKSRQAQDTLAEATAYASEQIGAVRTLQAFTNEKLVTGRFSGAVEAAFEAARASIFARSFLTFFAIFTIFSSVVAVLWFGSRDVLDGNLSPGTLGQFLLYSVFAAGALGALSEVWGELAQAAGAAERLTEILAETPAIQAPADPKPMPAADQGAIVFDDVSFSYPARPDRAAVHCLSFSVKPGETVAIVGPSGAGKSTVFSLILRFYDPETGQILIDGVDVREADPVSVRQRIAIVPQDVTIFAASARDNIGFGRPGASEAEIEAAAKDALADEFILKLEKGYDSQVGERGVTLSGGQRQRVAIARAILRDAPILLLDEATSALDAASETLVQTALERLMQGRTTIVIAHRLATVLKADRILVMDGGRIVEEGTHQSLVVKGGIYARLAKLQFETGASAFRGAAE